The DNA window AACTGCCGCAACGCCGACGACTATTCTTTTGCCATGGCTCATGTGGCATAGAACCACGTTGTCTACTCACCTGTTGATCTTGGCACTACATAGAAAGATGCTCACGGAGCAGGTATTCGATATCTAGAACCACTCCACATTATGACTCCCCGATGGTAGCTAATGAACATCAGTACCAGGGCCTTACAGTAAGTCCTAGCTAGAGGTTGGTTGAAAGCTCCAGTTTTTGATGCTTTTTTAGAGTTTAATTGACCGCAAAGGAGCTCACTTACTCTTGCAACAACTTTTAGTATCAGCATGTTCTCTACATGTATGAATTGATCAACACAAACTTCAAAAGACTTCAAGTTAGTTTCCTATGAATTTGTAGCTACACTGCAGGCAATGATGACTCCACCgcatctcaatctttcaatcatAACTATCAATTGCTATCGTTAGAACATGTCATgcttttctttgattctcaACCGTTATTCTATCTAATTAGCTACACACCTAGGAAGATAGCTTCATGTTGAACACCTTCCTAATTGCTCCATGAATTGCAACGGCACGTGATGATAAGCGCCCAAGGCTTAATTTTGGTGCATTGCCGTTATGTGTCCTCCTCGGTACCTGGAAAGCATCAGGAAGCTCCAACCTAACATCATACCTTGGTCGAATTTCTCGAGCTTTATCAACAAGCTCAATTTATTTCCATAACTATTACTCTCCGACGTTCTCGACTACCAGAAGAGTAGAGATTACCCGATTTCAAATTTCCCGAGGGAAACCAACCAACATGCGATTCACATCTTTACCCTCGGCCCTCCTGCTTGGACTCGCCTTGCACATTGGAGTAGAAGGTGCAGGCTTGGAGGACAAGAAACCTAAGCCTGTAGACCCATGTACTATTTCTTCGACGACAGGGTCTTTCTTTGATCTGAGACCATTATCGATACAAGCTCcagaagaagggaagaaacCTGCCAAAAATGCGAAGACGGACAGTTGGCATGCAAGAGGGTATGATTACAAAGGAAATTTCACACTGAATGTGTGTGCGCCAGTAGTAGAAGAGGTGAAGGATTTTGTTGGAGTAGACAAAAGCCATTGGCAGAATGTGAGCGCTTTTTATGAATATGACGGAAAGAAGTATTCCGTAGGGTAAGTTGAATCTTCCTTGCATTGTTACAGGCAAACATATTAACCCAGCATATTTCAGACAACAATCGGGAAACTTAACACTCCGCGGGAGAAAGCTTGTTGTAGAGTATACAAATGGATCACCATGTGAaggaaagaacaaaaaaagaagctGGGACGATGATAAATCCATACGCCGGAAATCTAGCataatttctttccattgcGAGAAAGATCCCCTCGCTACTGCATCCGCCTCATACGTAGGAACCGATCCAGAAGAATGCGCCTATTTCTTCGAAGTGCGCTCACAAGCTGCTTGCGGAGGCTCGGAACCTGCCAAACAGACTGTGGGTCCGGGTGCTGTCTTCGCTATCATAGGAGTTATTGCTATACTGGTATATTTCCTCGGTGGTGTTTTCTATCAACGAAATGTCGCACATGCAAGAGGGTGGAGGCAATTGCCCAATTATAGTTTCTGGGCTAGCATAGGAGATTTCATAAAGGTGAGCTGCAAAAAATGTCTTATGAGATCAGCACCACAACTCTTTCCCCGTGTAGCGTCCGTTCGGGATGGCTCGTCGATATTGCCGACGATGGAGGTGAGGGGAATATCGAATCGCAGGTCACAGAAGTCGTATATACGTTCCGAGTAATTCCATACACGGAACACAAGTTCTCTCATGTGGGAGGACGAAGTTTTCttcatatattcaaaagaattgagcgagcgagcgaaCAGCGACATTTGCATAGCATTTTTTTCGATTCTCAGGCTGCAATTAGGATAGGCATTCAGCATTATAGCATACAATACCCGGCGTTTCAATCAAAGATTCTCATAATCTTCCTTTTTCACTACTTATCGCAATGAAAACCCTCACAAGCGTGTCAAATTCAAGCTGCATCCATAATTACATATTGCTATTTGCATATTTCTTTGCTCTTTCATCTCGACATATAGCTATCCGCCTATCTATCCATTTATACAGAAGGATAAAAGTCTTGGCGAAAAGCATAACTAACACTAATTAGGACGTTTTCATCATCGCTACTTCATCATGCTCAAGATGTTTACCGACTCACAGGGGATATAATACCTTGAGTATCTCTGCAAATGGAAATTCTGGAGATGGAAGCAATGGTAGAGGAAGTGGGAGGGATAGAGGCGTTAGCGCAAATgaaagtggaagaagaaattctgGCAGTGAGGATGAAAATCGTTTAATTGATCAGTTGGATGAGGAGTGGGATGATTAGAGATGTTATCAGAAAGTTTGTGGCAAAGGGTGTACATTGGAGAAGGGGAAAACTGGGATGACATTGGGCTAGTATGGTGTATAAGGATAAGGCGTTATGGATTCGTAATCCGCGAGTGAGGGGAAACATTAGGAGGGAATCAATTGTTATGAATGCGAATACGAATGCGAATTTTAAGGTTCTGGAATAGATAGTTGACCTGCCTATGATATgatttttcttatttctcaactcttttctaatctttgtctttgggatttggggTATAGATGTGTCATACCTATTTGGAAAGGACGGgcgtttttcttttgttcgttttgaagaaagagtaGAGGGTTTTtgcaaaaaaaatcatttctacGTTTTATTATGTGTTGAATATACATCAGACAATCCAATAGTCAAGCGAATCAGCAAGAAAGCGCAGTGTGAAATGAGAGACGTgtctaataattattcagGATATACATTTTCTGTCAATGTTAATTTACATCGATGCTGCTTTACAGACTTCTGAAAGTTGAAATTCGATGATTATAGAGTCAGTACTCTTCGTTGGCATTTGAGGAGTGAGGTACCTCGATACAAAAAATGGACAGTTGTCGCGAAACGAGAGACGATTTTTacttttcctctcttcctcgtctttGTTTATTCCTCTCGCTTTATGTCAAGACGAGCTCTTTCTTTCCGGACTCCAGGTGTAGTCGTCATGGAAATTCATGTTCAACTTCTCTTCTACATTTTATGACTCTCTGCCCCTTTTCCCATTCTCCTTTCCGTACTCTCCGTTTTCTCGTTtgtctcttttcctttctcatcGCTATCTGAGTCATGTGGGCACTATCAAGTACTGATGGAGTATTAGTTCCGCGTGATTAGATCTTTTGCTAGTTATCTCGTTATCTGAATGAGAATGTGGCAGTGGGAAATGAATTAGTTGAATCGAGGGGTATAGTTCATTAGATTGTTGACTGTCCAGAGAGCTAGAATAAGGTTGTATTTATTGAGATAACCACTTCATGGATTGATACTAATACCAATTAAATCATAGCGTCAATACTtccaatatatctttatCAGGAATCCTTTTATGTCTGtttgtattaataatatctaaAGTGATTTTCATATAGTTTCATCGTTTTTCCTTAAACAGccttttttatttctcttaTATTAagtatatttattataagtTTCCGGTTTGAAATTTGCAGGTAAAGCTAGTTAGGTTCGTAGATGGCAGAGGTGTGCGTGGTCTATCCAGTTTACTTATCATCCAACACCTTGTGGTACTCTGTAATTCTTTTGAGCAGAGTCAAGACCAACTGGTCAAGTCAAGTTTTCATCCACTGCCATTTCAATAAGGTCAAGGATCCATCGCCAACAGCAAAAAGTCAAGAAGTGCACAGTTCTTGCTAACATATTACAGAATTGTTTTAGCGGTCCGAGAAAGCAACTCCGACAACGCCCCTTATCTTTTTCGAACATAGCAACATCTTAAACCATAATTCAACTACTCTGAGGAGCTCAATCCCGGCCCCCCTTCTCTAAATTTCTAAGTCGCCCGAGCAACTACTGCAGCGCCAACATATTTCAGACCATTTCAACTACTTGACGAACGTTTTGTAAATGGAGGATATGGTCATAACAGCCCTACCTCAATTTTTTTTGCAGAGGTCGAACAAATGCATATCAAAGGCAGTGTCGCTCTCACACTTAGCATTGATACTGGTCGACCTACAAAAGTCCAACCAATAGCCGGACAGAACAGTGGACTCAAAAGCCATCACAGTCATCCTGTACTTTTGACTGAGCTCACACCATTTTCATGTACTTGTTTTTATTGTCGAGTTCAGAAGCATTGTTCAGACATCAGATGACTGATTAGcataattctaatatttagTTCAAATTCAGATCGACTGCATATATGATCATAAAATAGTGCATTCTCTTCATTGAAAGCAACCCAAGCACCACAGTTTTTGGAATACCTGCAGCAAGCAATTATTGCATTCGCTTAGATCCATTTCTAAAGATTCAACTCAACGGAACCAGTGTTGATACGCGGGAAACTGTGCCTGTCCCTTACGAACACGCATCTCCAGTTTTGCTGTTGTAGCCCAAAATTTCCATTTACTGACCGTCTCGAACCGCCTTCCTTTGGGATCATTTAAAACCCATGCCTCCTTaatctctcctctcaatcTTTGTTCTCTGATGCCAAGACGGTCTATTAATGCATATGCCATGTACTGGGAATTGAGAGGGTCACTCTTGGCACGCGTCATGCGATAGTAGATATAATCTTTGATGTAGGGAAAGGCGCGAGGGAGAGGAATACGTGTGTAGTTTCCTGAATTGATTAGTCACTCGCTAAATCAAGAAGAGGTTGGGAGGTCTACTTTCTACTACTGAACGATCGGTGATGAAGAGAGATGCATTGGCGACATCAAAAATGAGGGCATGGAGCTGCTCCCAGGTCTTTTTCTGTGAGGATTGCTCAATTTTCCCGACCACCTCTATTTGTCCTATTGAATCGGGCTGTGTGTGAAATTTTATTTGTATGTCGAGATCTTTCAGTGCATTGAAATCTAGTCGTGCATTTGAAAGGTTCGTGGATGCCTCAGTGTTGATTGCAATGGGTGTTGGAGCCATCTCGAATTTCCATTCATGACTCTGcgattcttgattttgactTGCTGAAATGGTCATATCTGCCCGATAGAGAGGAACGAAGTTGTTCATCTCGATTGGTGGTTGCGTTATTTTTGATGCTTATATTGGGGATATGTTGATAGGCTTTTTTCATGAACTAGAACACAACCCTGAAGAGGATGTGCATTATGAAAGCTTCTATGTAGTCGCGAGCTTTGTGCTACTGCTCCATTAGACAACCGTAAATACTCGGGGGTCCTCTGTTCTATTTATTTACGTTCATCGTCGAATTCAGGAACCGTGGTTTGACCCGTATACGTTCATAGAAGATACTTTTAGTCACTGAAGATGCCGCATTGCAACCGTTCAAGAATGATGAAACACATTTTCTGCAGCGAGATCTAGTGTTTGAGAACAACaatattttgatgaatgTCAATTTGTCTATATAGTAGTAGTaatcaattctcaatcaGTTCAGTCTATCTATGGCTAATGCTACGCGGATCACGTTCATCTATTTAGTATTCAAAATGTGGAATGTGATCACACCATATATTGTGAAGTATCCACAGGGCGAGACTCCGTTGAGCGAGTTCCCGAAGGTTTTGGCTTGGGATAGACGTATGGGGAAGAGCGAGGCTATGAAGAAGACATATTAATGGAGAGTTTATGGCTCAAGAAGGATTGAACCAGGAGCTTTTGCCTAGTGACGTTAGAGTGGATGAGATATTCAAGAAGTTGGAAAAAGCTAGTGCTTATTCGAGTGGGAGTGGAGAAGAGTGTGATGAACGCAGAGACTGGTTGAATTGAAGCTAAGTTAAATTTTGAAGTCTCAACAGAAAACTTCCTCTCATATAATTATTATGTCTGACCCCAAGGATTTTTTGTCGCTCTGGTACCCAAGTTAGACTTCAATCAAATTAACCGCCGCTCTATGGGATGATGTGATTCAAGTGAACCGATATCACAATTCATCCAATCTTTCAtaattccattttccatttcacGGTGTCCAGCTTTCAACCATCGATGACCAAATCATCAtgataatctttattttatccACTCTTCCTTCCAGATTCTCAAGCTTCACTCGATCAGTCTCTTTCACATACCCCATGACATCTCCCGAAAGTCTTGCCATAGTAGTTTTCCCCAAAACTGTTCCGGCTTTACTTCCTGATAGCGATCCTATATCCCAAGGGTTCAAATTATCAGGACCTTCTGGATTGTCCCAGATGCCTATCGACGGATAGGCCAAGAAGAGATTCGAGAGTTTAGGACAGCTACGAACAGCTAATATGCTACATTTGATCATCAGAAATGGCCAAATGAAGTGGGAGAAAAGAGAGCTTACACTTCAGAGCTATCCCCTCCATTTAGCAAGTCCACATCAAGCGCCAAGTTCTCGAATCCTTCCAGACCTTCATTTTCCGCTAAATACTGCACCGTGAATCTGGCTTCagattttctatattctctAGCATGAATATAAGGTATATCTATTTTTAGATTCCAATAACAGTTGAATCGCTCGACAAGCTGTGTGAGGGCGTATTCACGAGATGCTTTGTTGATACGCAGTATTATGGGTAATTGGCGACCATAGGACCTAGGAAAAGTCGTATAGAGATCGAGGGACTTGGTGGTGGCATATTGGCCGGTAGAGAGGATAGGAGAGTAGTCTATGCGGAGCAGGCGCGGACCGGGTAGAGTGTAGAACCAGATCTGGTGTTGGAGTTCAAGAGGGAGATTAGGGAAGAGGGTGAACGAGTGGAGCAAATGGAAAGACATAGAGACGGCTAAATTGAGGACTacagaaaaaatgaaaagctaTCTCTAGAggaaataaaatacaaatacatgAGACGGGAGAGAATATATCTTCAGCCGATTCACGTAAATGGCGGGGAATGTGTTAGATTAACATTGAATTGTGCTGACATGACTGCGCCGCCACAGCTGACCAGTGCCAAGCTACTTGAAAGAcacatatcaaaatttccattcAAATTTTACCTAGTTTTGTGAACCTCTTATCAGATAATCAATTCGTGGGATGTCTGAGTATAGTATTGCTCAATTGAGAAGGATCTACAAATGCAGTTTGCCATGTGGGGTTGAAGATTCAGCGCCAAGCCTCATTTACGATACTTGAAAACAGCTAAAAAGCACTTAAATAGTCTTGAAGGCCGTATTTAGAGAGAGTTGTATCAAAAATGAGGGTTTGTACGATGTAAACTTTAGGGAAACAAATAAGCTTCTTACGTGAGCAAAAGTGTGAGCAAATCAAGTCGTGCAATTAGATTATGGTCCAGGGGCCCTGTGAGCGCGTCTTCCCAATTGGGAATTTCGTGAGGGCGCATCAAGTGTCAGCAGGCAAGGGTGGTATGATACATCGAACGCCATATAGCTAGATCAATCTTCTTATCctatcttgtcttgtctttcCTATTGCAATTTGTAGGTAGGGGCTTATAAGAACGGAGGGCAATAAAATCGAAAAACGCAAAGTAGTTCAAGTGTTAATCCTTGTATGTCATTCCAGATTCAGGGATGGTTAAAGGGCTGTGTCGCTAAAGAAATATGTACCTAGAGGCATCGGTAGTGAGAACTCGGTAGCCGGGTGATCTTATCCCCTTTTGATTTACTTTCGATAATTTTAGATTTGTTTAACACCCTATGGTATGGGAAACCTGAAATGTAGAGAGGAACATGAAGGGTTTAAGCATTGAATATTTAGAAACTAAAAGTTGACTCTTTTCgtttattgataaaattaaGAGAGTTGTAGAGAAGCAGAGAGTAGAGAAGCAGAGAGTAGAGAAGCAGAGAGTAGAGAAGCAGAGAGTAGAGAAGCAGAGAGTAGAGAAGCAGAGAGTAGAGAAGCAGAGAGTATGTGAATGGACGGAGAGA is part of the Botrytis cinerea B05.10 chromosome 10, complete sequence genome and encodes:
- the Bcmrl1 gene encoding Bcmrl1, with amino-acid sequence MRFTSLPSALLLGLALHIGVEGAGLEDKKPKPVDPCTISSTTGSFFDLRPLSIQAPEEGKKPAKNAKTDSWHARGYDYKGNFTLNVCAPVVEEVKDFVGVDKSHWQNVSAFYEYDGKKYSVGQQSGNLTLRGRKLVVEYTNGSPCEGKNKKRSWDDDKSIRRKSSIISFHCEKDPLATASASYVGTDPEECAYFFEVRSQAACGGSEPAKQTVGPGAVFAIIGVIAILVYFLGGVFYQRNVAHARGWRQLPNYSFWASIGDFIKVSCKKCLMRSAPQLFPRVASVRDGSSILPTMEVRGISNRRSQKSYIRSE
- the Bcmrl1 gene encoding Bcmrl1, with translation MRFTSLPSALLLGLALHIGVEGAGLEDKKPKPVDPCTISSTTGSFFDLRPLSIQAPEEGKKPAKNAKTDSWHARGYDYKGNFTLNVCAPVVEEVKDFVGVDKSHWQNVSAFYEYDGKKYSVGQQSGNLTLRGRKLVVEYTNGSPCEGKNKKRSWDDDKSIRRKSSIISFHCEKDPLATASASYVGTDPEECAYFFEVRSQAACGGSEPAKQTVGPGAVFAIIGVIAILVYFLGGVFYQRNVAHARGWRQLPNYSFWASIGDFIKDVFIIATSSCSRCLPTHRGYNTLSISANGNSGDGSNGRGSGRDRGVSANESGRRNSGSEDENRLIDQLDEEWDD